One stretch of Streptomyces agglomeratus DNA includes these proteins:
- a CDS encoding DHA2 family efflux MFS transporter permease subunit, producing the protein MTPSTSTRRASVALLLACAGTFLSFLDATVTNLAVPPIADHFGVSLTTVSWVATAYVIPFAALLAPAGPLADAVGRARLFLIGVAVFTASSLLIAVAPTLPVLLGARAVQGLAASLLVPASLGLVLAEIPAERRRAAIGMWSAAGALAAAAGPALGGVMVEVLDWRALFCLNLPVGVWVLIAGRKLLTGESHTGRGPDLAGGLLLALCVGSAVYGLTQGSNHGWSSVYVLAASGVTVLSGVATVMRAIRHRRPALRLDLFHSRSFAVASGVSLAYGTALFTSMLLGVLFLTDAWNYSALEAGLAMSPAALVTAVVGIGIGRLRIALTPRTMVAAGSVLIAASTAALALLIDTEPHFWTLWFPAGTVMGVGVGMATVGISSAATFSVAPQHFAAGTGMVMAARQVGGGLGIAATAVIIAEASGTGAEPYAAVYWFATAVNLAAAVGGLALRIAAPPLPQPATSADPAPAAARILEGDQR; encoded by the coding sequence ATGACGCCTTCCACCTCCACCCGTCGAGCCTCCGTCGCCCTGTTACTTGCCTGCGCGGGCACCTTCCTGAGCTTTCTCGACGCCACCGTGACCAACCTGGCGGTACCGCCGATCGCCGACCACTTCGGCGTCTCGCTGACCACCGTCTCTTGGGTCGCGACCGCCTATGTGATCCCCTTCGCCGCGCTGCTCGCCCCGGCCGGGCCGCTGGCCGACGCGGTCGGCCGTGCCCGTCTGTTCCTGATCGGCGTCGCCGTCTTCACGGCGTCGTCGCTGCTGATCGCCGTAGCCCCGACCCTGCCCGTACTGCTCGGCGCCCGCGCCGTCCAGGGCCTGGCGGCATCTCTGCTGGTACCCGCCTCGCTGGGGCTGGTACTCGCGGAAATCCCCGCCGAACGCAGGCGCGCCGCGATCGGCATGTGGAGCGCTGCGGGCGCCCTGGCCGCTGCCGCGGGACCCGCCCTCGGCGGCGTCATGGTCGAGGTGCTCGACTGGCGAGCGCTGTTCTGCCTCAACCTGCCGGTGGGCGTCTGGGTGCTGATCGCCGGAAGGAAGCTGCTGACCGGCGAGTCCCACACCGGCCGGGGGCCCGACCTCGCAGGCGGCCTGCTGCTCGCCCTCTGCGTCGGCTCGGCGGTGTACGGCCTCACGCAGGGCTCCAACCACGGCTGGTCCTCGGTGTACGTGCTGGCCGCCTCCGGCGTCACCGTGCTCTCGGGCGTGGCGACCGTGATGCGGGCGATTCGGCATCGGCGACCGGCGCTGCGACTCGACCTCTTCCACAGCCGGTCCTTCGCCGTCGCAAGCGGCGTCTCCCTCGCGTACGGCACCGCACTGTTCACCTCGATGCTGCTCGGCGTGCTCTTCCTGACCGACGCCTGGAACTACTCCGCCCTGGAGGCCGGCCTCGCGATGAGCCCGGCGGCGCTCGTCACCGCCGTGGTCGGCATCGGCATCGGACGGCTCCGCATCGCCCTCACTCCACGCACGATGGTGGCGGCGGGCTCGGTCCTCATCGCCGCCTCAACGGCCGCCCTGGCCCTGCTGATCGACACCGAGCCACACTTCTGGACGCTCTGGTTCCCGGCCGGAACGGTGATGGGAGTCGGTGTTGGCATGGCCACCGTCGGCATCTCCAGCGCCGCCACCTTCTCCGTCGCGCCCCAGCACTTCGCCGCCGGCACAGGCATGGTCATGGCGGCCCGCCAGGTCGGCGGCGGCCTCGGCATCGCCGCCACGGCCGTGATCATCGCGGAGGCCTCGGGCACAGGCGCGGAACCGTACGCCGCCGTGTACTGGTTCGCCACCGCCGTCAACCTGGCCGCCGCCGTCGGCGGTCTCGCCCTGCGCATCGCGGCCCCACCCCTGCCGCAGCCCGCAACCTCGGCCGACCCTGCCCCGGCCGCAGCCCGAATCCTCGAAGGAGACCAGCGATGA
- a CDS encoding IS3 family transposase, whose product MPGTAFVDLGVLRAPRPPASARAVRDDDLLEHIRRVHADSAGTYGTRRVHRQLRREGITTARCAVERLMREDGLEGFIRGQRRRTTIPEPSAPRPPDLVSRRFIANRPNQLWVADLTYIRTWSGWVSAAFVLDVYSRMIVGWQLATHLRTDLPLDALEMALWRRGIKKGSGLVHHSDRGSQPGLNRSLQHRLLESRVGVR is encoded by the coding sequence ATGCCGGGAACTGCATTTGTCGATCTCGGCGTACTACGCGCGCCGCGCCCGCCGGCGTCCGCCCGCGCGGTCCGCGACGACGACCTGCTGGAGCACATTCGCCGTGTTCACGCGGACTCGGCAGGCACCTATGGAACGCGGCGCGTCCATCGGCAGCTCAGGCGTGAGGGCATCACCACCGCCCGGTGCGCGGTCGAACGGCTGATGCGCGAGGACGGCCTGGAGGGCTTCATCCGCGGGCAGCGACGCCGCACCACAATTCCCGAGCCGTCCGCTCCGCGCCCGCCGGACCTGGTCAGCCGCCGCTTCATCGCGAACCGGCCGAACCAGCTGTGGGTCGCGGACCTGACCTACATTCGCACCTGGTCGGGCTGGGTCTCCGCCGCGTTCGTCCTGGACGTGTACTCCCGGATGATCGTCGGGTGGCAGCTCGCCACCCACCTGCGCACCGACCTGCCGCTGGACGCCCTGGAGATGGCGTTGTGGCGGCGGGGAATCAAGAAAGGCTCCGGCCTGGTCCACCACAGTGACCGCGGGTCGCAACCCGGACTCAATCGGTCGTTGCAACACCGGCTTCTTGAGTCAAGAGTAGGTGTTCGTTGA
- a CDS encoding TetR/AcrR family transcriptional regulator, giving the protein MAGRASAQAALETRRSVLCAAAELASVEGLDSVTIGRLADRLGMSKAGVIGQFRSKEKLQLETVDLVLEDVRTRVWQPVCHLDAGLPRLLAVCASWVRYAVDPGYAGGCLLTQVTYDYDGRTGAVHDRIAEGRARWRDTLRRDIDAAVAAGDLPPGTDAPQVVYGLESLAAGITPARLLHGDNQTEDWALRGMHAILGVPSTD; this is encoded by the coding sequence ATGGCAGGACGTGCATCGGCTCAGGCAGCGCTCGAAACCCGGCGATCGGTACTGTGCGCCGCCGCCGAACTCGCGTCCGTGGAGGGCCTGGACAGCGTCACCATCGGCCGACTCGCGGACCGGCTGGGGATGAGCAAGGCGGGGGTGATCGGCCAGTTCCGCAGCAAGGAGAAGCTGCAACTGGAGACGGTGGACCTGGTCCTGGAGGACGTCCGCACCCGGGTCTGGCAACCGGTGTGCCACCTCGATGCGGGGTTGCCGCGGCTGTTGGCCGTCTGCGCGTCCTGGGTGCGCTACGCCGTAGATCCCGGCTACGCCGGAGGCTGCCTGCTGACCCAGGTCACATACGACTACGACGGTCGCACCGGCGCTGTGCACGACCGGATCGCCGAGGGCCGCGCCCGCTGGCGGGACACCCTTCGCCGTGACATCGACGCCGCCGTCGCCGCCGGGGACCTCCCGCCCGGGACGGACGCGCCCCAGGTCGTCTACGGGCTGGAGTCCCTGGCTGCCGGCATCACCCCGGCAAGACTCCTTCACGGCGACAACCAGACGGAGGACTGGGCGCTGCGCGGTATGCACGCCATCCTGGGCGTCCCCTCGACGGACTGA
- a CDS encoding DDE-type integrase/transposase/recombinase — MNSAEYAELPPAQIWARELDAGRYHCSVSTMYRVLREHGQSGERRRQATHPARAVPELVAIAPSQVFTWDITKLAGPAKGIWYHAYVVIDIFSRYIVGHTVERAESAERAEELIRETIDRNGIVPETVHADRGTSMTSKKVSQLLIDLGVTRSHSRPKVSNDNPYSEAQFKTTKYMSDYPERFDSLAHAREWFEAFTSYYNHEHRHSGIGWHTPASVHFGTAEEVRDQRAVTLAAAYTSHPERFGRRPTPPEIPRQAWINDPAKRREPTPQIS; from the coding sequence ATGAACAGTGCCGAGTACGCGGAGCTGCCGCCGGCGCAGATCTGGGCCCGTGAGCTGGATGCCGGCCGCTATCACTGCTCGGTCTCCACGATGTACCGGGTCCTGCGCGAGCACGGGCAGTCCGGCGAGCGGCGTCGTCAGGCCACCCACCCGGCCAGGGCGGTGCCCGAACTGGTGGCCATCGCCCCTTCGCAGGTCTTCACCTGGGACATCACCAAGCTCGCCGGACCGGCCAAGGGCATCTGGTACCACGCCTACGTCGTCATCGACATCTTCAGCCGCTACATCGTCGGGCACACCGTGGAGCGTGCCGAATCAGCCGAGCGTGCCGAGGAGTTGATCCGCGAGACCATCGACCGCAACGGCATCGTGCCCGAGACCGTCCACGCCGACCGGGGCACCTCCATGACGTCCAAGAAGGTCTCCCAGTTGCTGATCGACCTCGGTGTCACGCGCAGCCATTCCCGGCCGAAGGTCTCCAACGACAACCCCTACAGCGAGGCCCAGTTCAAGACCACCAAGTACATGTCCGACTACCCCGAACGGTTCGATTCCCTGGCGCACGCACGCGAGTGGTTCGAGGCGTTCACGTCGTACTACAACCATGAGCACCGGCACTCGGGTATCGGCTGGCACACACCTGCGAGTGTCCACTTCGGCACCGCCGAAGAGGTCCGCGACCAGCGCGCCGTCACCCTCGCCGCGGCCTACACCAGCCACCCCGAACGCTTCGGCCGCCGCCCCACACCACCCGAAATACCCCGGCAAGCGTGGATCAACGACCCCGCCAAACGCAGGGAACCTACACCACAGATCTCATAG
- a CDS encoding tetratricopeptide repeat protein, with product MTHHSSADHVDFSNGTFSGTVVGKVVVTHPPSPRGAVPNALSSLPPSSPGFVGRTAELQTLLRVLKPDAAGHGVVTAAAVTGLGGAGKTALALQAAREAQSLGWFPGGVLFVDLHGHDDAPVAPEKALEALLRALGTAPEYIPPTADERAGLYQSMLAEIAAERGPVLIVADNAAQASQARPLLPALSVHRMLVTSRETLAQLDAHQLHLGVLAPAIAWEVLEKALEIADPRDPRLEAEPDEGENLCRLCGYLPLALQIAAAVLIVNPGKSVAELTSELADTTTRMDYLDDGERGMKAAFDLSYRRLTKQQARLFRMVALAPGADVSHETLTVSHGAALPPRGVDALVRAHLVEPQDTRGHWRMHDLLRAYVVAKVAADDQLKSDHDNARTRLLSRFSALAAEARAHLRSLPVREPRGSFSGREAALEWLDGERTSLVSATTWAIEPSHARASVRLALHLGEYLGLRRFYDDALVVYRHAIEGARSMGDLRSEGRSWNNLGIALRRTRKLDDAVEAFSRALAAYERVDAGQSAGRAWNNLGRTLVELRRFDEAVEAYKQVGRLSESHAHPLTVAIADNGLGRALTKSGRLDEAMDSLVRAREASRRWGNRYLEGTVINNIGRVRRRTGSLAEALADHDRARAIFVDIGEREGTATSHNERALVLAAMGRFATAVEEHGLALQIFREIGEQHRQAVVANDLGLTLQRMGRHGDAEAKHILALEISQRLGDQYHVDRSLSLLAVARAGAAAGSRRTGRRWV from the coding sequence GTGACACACCACAGCAGCGCGGATCACGTTGATTTCAGCAACGGAACGTTTTCGGGCACGGTTGTGGGCAAAGTTGTGGTCACTCATCCCCCGTCGCCCCGGGGAGCGGTCCCCAATGCGCTGTCCTCACTACCGCCCTCCAGCCCCGGGTTTGTCGGGCGCACCGCCGAACTGCAGACGCTCCTGCGCGTGTTGAAGCCGGATGCGGCCGGACATGGCGTGGTGACCGCTGCCGCCGTCACCGGCCTCGGAGGGGCGGGCAAGACGGCTCTGGCCCTCCAGGCGGCGCGTGAGGCGCAGAGCCTGGGCTGGTTCCCCGGTGGGGTGCTCTTCGTCGATCTGCACGGACACGACGACGCGCCCGTCGCTCCAGAGAAAGCCCTGGAGGCGCTGCTGCGAGCACTGGGAACAGCACCCGAGTACATCCCGCCGACCGCAGACGAGCGTGCGGGGCTGTATCAGTCCATGCTGGCCGAGATCGCCGCTGAGCGCGGGCCAGTGCTGATCGTGGCGGACAATGCGGCGCAGGCATCTCAGGCCAGGCCGTTGTTGCCGGCGCTTTCGGTGCATCGGATGCTGGTTACGTCCAGGGAGACCCTCGCCCAACTGGACGCGCACCAGCTCCATCTCGGTGTGCTGGCGCCGGCGATCGCGTGGGAGGTGCTGGAGAAAGCACTGGAGATCGCCGACCCGCGTGATCCTCGTCTTGAGGCAGAGCCGGACGAGGGGGAAAACCTGTGCAGACTCTGCGGCTACTTACCGCTCGCACTGCAGATCGCGGCGGCCGTGTTGATCGTCAACCCGGGCAAGTCGGTGGCGGAACTTACCAGCGAACTGGCAGACACGACGACGCGCATGGATTACCTCGATGACGGCGAGCGCGGGATGAAGGCCGCATTCGACCTCTCGTACCGCAGATTGACGAAGCAGCAGGCGCGTCTGTTCCGGATGGTCGCGCTCGCCCCCGGAGCTGATGTCTCCCACGAGACTCTGACGGTGAGTCACGGTGCGGCGCTTCCGCCTCGCGGTGTCGACGCGCTGGTGCGGGCTCATTTGGTTGAGCCGCAGGACACACGCGGGCACTGGCGTATGCACGACCTGCTCCGGGCCTATGTGGTGGCCAAGGTGGCGGCGGACGACCAGCTGAAGTCGGACCACGACAACGCGCGCACCCGATTGCTGTCCCGGTTCAGCGCTCTGGCGGCGGAGGCCCGAGCGCACTTGCGGAGCTTGCCCGTGCGAGAGCCCCGAGGAAGCTTCTCCGGTCGAGAAGCGGCGCTGGAGTGGCTCGACGGTGAACGGACGAGTCTCGTCAGTGCCACTACTTGGGCCATCGAGCCTTCTCATGCCCGGGCCTCCGTACGACTGGCACTGCACCTGGGTGAGTACTTGGGGCTGCGGCGCTTCTACGATGACGCGCTGGTCGTCTACCGCCATGCGATAGAGGGCGCCCGCTCCATGGGGGACCTCCGGAGCGAGGGGAGGTCATGGAACAACCTCGGCATCGCATTGCGCCGCACCCGCAAGCTTGACGACGCCGTCGAGGCGTTTTCCAGGGCGCTGGCCGCATACGAGAGGGTGGATGCGGGGCAGAGCGCAGGCCGAGCTTGGAACAATCTGGGCAGAACTCTCGTAGAACTGCGGCGGTTCGACGAGGCGGTTGAGGCCTACAAGCAGGTTGGCCGGCTCTCCGAGTCGCACGCACATCCGCTCACCGTTGCCATCGCGGACAACGGGCTGGGCCGTGCCCTTACGAAGTCAGGGCGCTTGGACGAGGCGATGGACTCGCTTGTCCGTGCCCGCGAGGCGTCCCGGAGATGGGGGAACCGGTACCTCGAAGGGACGGTGATCAACAATATCGGCCGGGTTCGGCGACGGACCGGCTCGTTGGCCGAGGCGCTGGCTGATCACGACCGGGCTCGGGCGATCTTTGTTGACATCGGCGAACGGGAAGGCACGGCCACTTCGCACAATGAACGGGCTCTGGTGCTGGCCGCGATGGGACGTTTCGCGACGGCGGTGGAGGAGCACGGCCTCGCTCTTCAGATCTTTCGGGAGATAGGCGAGCAGCACCGGCAAGCTGTCGTTGCCAATGACCTGGGACTCACGCTGCAACGCATGGGCCGCCATGGCGATGCCGAGGCGAAGCACATTCTGGCACTGGAGATATCTCAGCGCCTGGGTGACCAGTACCACGTCGACCGGTCGCTGTCCCTGCTGGCCGTAGCCAGAGCGGGAGCTGCGGCCGGGAGCCGGCGGACCGGACGGCGGTGGGTATGA
- a CDS encoding SGNH/GDSL hydrolase family protein translates to MTSQPDRTPVQDLPADPAAELSDPYCMAPDTAAELLRDLPWNRLAVAGDSVTAGVMDPLPGYRDRSFADRFTDALAATRPGFAAVNLAKPYLLLDEIRDQQLGPALEFEPDVVMVSAGGNDAFRGFDSETLRAELASFLTPLAESGALVITIGLFDLARSGLVPPEHADGMARCFDELDRITAGLARALGGIHVDTHHHPLAADPGIYSTDRIHANARGHAVAFAAIATTLAQRIQNEVPPTCGRC, encoded by the coding sequence ATGACCTCTCAGCCGGACCGGACCCCCGTCCAGGATCTGCCTGCCGACCCCGCCGCCGAGTTGTCCGACCCGTACTGCATGGCCCCGGACACTGCCGCCGAACTGCTCCGTGATCTCCCGTGGAACCGTCTGGCCGTGGCGGGCGACAGTGTCACCGCCGGCGTTATGGACCCCCTCCCGGGTTACCGCGACCGTTCCTTCGCCGACCGCTTCACCGACGCCCTCGCCGCCACACGCCCCGGCTTTGCCGCGGTCAACCTGGCCAAGCCTTACCTGCTTCTCGACGAGATCCGGGACCAGCAGCTCGGCCCTGCCCTGGAGTTCGAGCCGGACGTAGTGATGGTGAGCGCAGGCGGCAACGACGCCTTCCGCGGTTTCGACTCGGAGACGCTGCGGGCCGAACTGGCCTCGTTCCTGACACCCCTCGCCGAGAGCGGCGCCCTCGTCATCACCATCGGCCTGTTCGACCTCGCCCGGTCGGGCCTCGTCCCGCCGGAACACGCCGACGGCATGGCCCGCTGCTTCGACGAGCTCGACCGCATCACCGCCGGCCTGGCACGCGCACTCGGCGGCATCCACGTCGACACCCACCACCACCCTCTCGCCGCCGACCCAGGCATCTACTCCACCGACCGCATCCACGCCAACGCCCGCGGTCACGCGGTCGCCTTCGCCGCTATCGCAACCACCCTGGCTCAGCGCATCCAGAATGAGGTTCCCCCGACCTGCGGGAGGTGCTGA
- a CDS encoding tetratricopeptide repeat protein, translated as MIRQRAKARFVGRRAQLALFTENLSKDPFSQEDPAEFLFHVRGVGGVGKSTLLRQWQEAAERADAVTAVVDENDVHGVQQALLELVRQLAEQTGPCKEFDKAVEQFRREQAAQGEPVPVEGEASMSSRVVTQAALGAASLIPGAGVVTAMANPDTAAQGLDRLRSVSRSRAQRRGGRGDETGLSRAFVAELERLCRRQRWVVLFFDTWEQNAQYLDGWLLSLLDEEFGPVPANVIVVLAGRAELTEREWAPLRDQVADVPLEVFTEAETRSLLTSRGVSDPGVVEAVLQLSMGLPLLVELLALARPHTVEEVDAGGDLADVAVERFVQWITVPEQREAVRACALPLQLNEDVFAAAAGPEAEGLWEWLCGQPFVSGRGDFKHYHAVVRASMVRQQRAHSPQGWVSAHLRLADAHAAWRATVEERLPEAKRWKDPEWRRHRLDETYHRLCAHPGTQLTPALEQLVHAAGQDTAVLRQWIETLEQAAEEATDAALLNWSGLLRDALVGDEPGLTCLGVLLSHSQLSAEIKGWAYTYRGIRLYLCDREEEALTELDRAIAHNACNVHAWARRGETHRWVGHYDQAIADFTAALEIDPTLAWALASRGQAHLQADRYDQAVTDFTAALEIDPTDAWALASRGQAHRQTGHYDQAVADLTAALEIDPTLAWALSQRGEAHRQTGHYDQAVTDFTAALNIDPTLAWALVSRGEAHQQVGHYDQAIADFTAAHEIDRTYAWALASRGEAHLQADRYDQAVGDLTAALEIDPTLAWALSQRGETHRQTGHYDQAVADLTAALEINPTYAWALASRGETHQQAGHHDQAITDLTAALEINPTLAWALSIRGRAHRQAGHYEKARVDLERAVEVDPEDLSCRFEKLMFDTVEGRLEACTEHWKQLLTSPMTPPNEAHTKLSRLFRALLFEPENRVTEVTEELLATRPGSGNLAEVLSYLAELSAVGNGVADRARQCHELIVEHTLR; from the coding sequence TTGATCCGGCAGCGTGCGAAGGCGCGGTTCGTGGGGCGGCGTGCGCAGTTGGCGCTGTTCACGGAGAACTTGTCGAAGGATCCTTTTTCTCAGGAGGATCCGGCGGAATTTCTGTTCCATGTGCGCGGTGTGGGCGGGGTGGGCAAGTCCACGCTGCTACGCCAGTGGCAGGAGGCGGCCGAGCGTGCGGATGCGGTGACGGCGGTGGTGGACGAGAACGACGTCCACGGGGTGCAGCAGGCCTTACTCGAGCTGGTCCGGCAGCTGGCGGAGCAGACGGGTCCGTGCAAGGAGTTCGACAAGGCGGTCGAACAGTTCAGGCGGGAACAGGCGGCGCAGGGTGAGCCGGTGCCCGTGGAGGGTGAGGCGTCGATGTCAAGCCGGGTGGTGACGCAGGCAGCGTTGGGGGCAGCGTCGTTGATCCCGGGGGCCGGTGTCGTAACGGCGATGGCGAATCCGGATACCGCGGCGCAGGGGCTGGACCGGCTTCGGTCTGTTTCGCGGTCCCGTGCCCAGCGGCGCGGTGGCCGAGGTGACGAGACGGGGTTGAGCCGTGCTTTCGTGGCCGAGCTGGAACGGTTGTGTCGTCGGCAACGGTGGGTAGTGCTGTTCTTTGACACATGGGAGCAGAACGCGCAGTACCTGGACGGGTGGCTGCTGAGTCTGCTGGACGAGGAGTTCGGTCCGGTGCCAGCGAACGTCATCGTCGTGCTGGCAGGCCGGGCCGAGCTGACGGAGCGGGAATGGGCGCCGCTGCGGGATCAGGTCGCAGACGTGCCGTTGGAAGTCTTCACGGAGGCGGAGACACGTTCGCTGCTGACTTCGCGGGGCGTTTCTGATCCAGGGGTGGTGGAAGCGGTGCTGCAGCTGTCAATGGGGCTGCCTTTGCTCGTAGAACTCCTCGCTTTGGCCCGTCCTCACACGGTCGAGGAAGTCGACGCGGGCGGAGACCTCGCTGATGTGGCCGTCGAGCGCTTCGTGCAATGGATCACGGTCCCCGAGCAACGCGAGGCTGTACGAGCGTGTGCATTGCCGCTGCAATTGAACGAGGACGTCTTCGCTGCCGCGGCCGGGCCTGAGGCAGAGGGGTTGTGGGAGTGGCTGTGCGGGCAGCCGTTTGTCAGCGGCCGTGGCGACTTCAAGCACTACCACGCGGTGGTTCGCGCCAGCATGGTCCGCCAGCAGCGCGCCCACTCCCCTCAAGGCTGGGTTTCGGCGCATCTGCGGCTCGCTGACGCTCATGCCGCCTGGCGTGCCACGGTCGAGGAACGGCTTCCCGAGGCGAAGCGGTGGAAAGATCCTGAATGGCGCCGGCATCGCTTGGATGAGACGTACCACCGGCTGTGCGCCCACCCGGGAACGCAACTGACGCCGGCCCTTGAACAGCTGGTACATGCTGCGGGCCAGGACACCGCTGTGCTGCGGCAATGGATCGAGACACTGGAACAAGCCGCGGAGGAGGCCACCGACGCAGCCCTGCTCAACTGGTCAGGGCTCCTTCGGGATGCTCTCGTCGGCGATGAGCCTGGTCTTACTTGCCTTGGTGTCCTGCTCTCCCACAGCCAGTTGAGTGCTGAGATCAAAGGCTGGGCCTATACCTACCGTGGTATCCGCCTCTACCTCTGCGACCGGGAGGAAGAGGCGCTCACCGAGTTGGACCGCGCCATTGCGCACAACGCCTGTAACGTCCATGCCTGGGCTCGTCGCGGGGAAACCCATCGCTGGGTCGGCCATTACGACCAGGCCATCGCCGATTTCACCGCCGCACTCGAAATCGACCCCACACTCGCCTGGGCACTCGCATCCCGCGGCCAAGCACATCTGCAGGCGGACCGGTACGACCAGGCCGTCACCGATTTCACCGCCGCACTCGAAATCGACCCCACTGACGCCTGGGCACTCGCATCCCGCGGCCAAGCGCACCGGCAGACCGGCCACTACGACCAGGCCGTCGCCGACCTCACCGCCGCACTCGAAATCGACCCCACACTCGCCTGGGCACTCAGCCAGCGCGGCGAAGCACACCGGCAGACCGGCCATTACGACCAAGCCGTCACCGACTTCACCGCCGCACTTAACATCGACCCCACACTCGCCTGGGCGCTCGTATCCCGCGGCGAAGCACACCAGCAGGTCGGCCATTACGACCAAGCCATCGCCGACTTCACCGCCGCACATGAAATCGACCGCACCTACGCCTGGGCACTCGCATCACGTGGCGAAGCACATCTGCAGGCGGACCGGTACGACCAGGCCGTCGGCGACCTCACCGCCGCACTCGAAATCGACCCCACACTCGCCTGGGCACTCAGCCAGCGCGGGGAAACACACCGGCAGACCGGCCATTACGACCAAGCCGTCGCCGACCTCACCGCCGCACTCGAAATCAACCCAACCTACGCCTGGGCACTCGCATCCCGCGGCGAAACACACCAGCAGGCCGGCCATCACGACCAAGCCATCACCGACCTCACCGCCGCACTCGAAATCAACCCCACACTCGCCTGGGCACTCAGCATCCGTGGCAGAGCACACCGACAAGCAGGCCACTACGAGAAAGCGCGAGTGGACCTCGAGCGGGCAGTGGAGGTGGACCCCGAAGACCTGTCCTGCAGGTTCGAGAAGCTCATGTTCGACACCGTAGAGGGACGGCTCGAAGCGTGTACGGAACACTGGAAACAACTGCTCACATCCCCCATGACCCCGCCAAACGAAGCACACACCAAGCTCTCGCGCCTTTTTCGAGCCTTACTCTTCGAACCGGAGAACCGCGTGACAGAGGTAACCGAGGAGTTGCTCGCTACACGACCGGGGTCGGGCAACCTCGCAGAGGTGCTGAGTTATCTGGCTGAGCTCTCTGCCGTGGGAAATGGGGTGGCTGACCGTGCGCGGCAGTGCCATGAGCTGATCGTTGAGCACACCTTGAGATGA
- a CDS encoding transposase, translating to MRSVCGACSPTCPELHRTHELVRQFAGMLDTRDATPLQEWLDQLTNSGLPPLAGIATALREEQYAVAQGITTPYNSGVNEGRITDVKLQKRVMGGRASVPLLRHRVVLIAHLRRHYADQRTLAPPNPGLDRHGARSMPCTAGQPGQGARCRRRCI from the coding sequence CTGCGGAGCGTCTGCGGCGCCTGCTCGCCCACCTGCCCGGAACTTCACCGCACCCACGAACTGGTCCGCCAGTTCGCCGGCATGCTCGATACCCGCGACGCCACACCGCTGCAAGAGTGGCTCGACCAGCTCACCAACAGCGGACTTCCGCCCCTCGCCGGCATCGCCACCGCCCTGCGCGAAGAGCAGTATGCGGTCGCCCAGGGAATCACCACCCCCTACAACTCCGGAGTCAACGAAGGCCGCATCACCGACGTCAAACTCCAGAAACGCGTCATGGGCGGCCGGGCCAGCGTCCCGCTCCTCCGCCACCGAGTCGTACTGATCGCCCACCTACGCCGCCACTACGCAGACCAGCGGACACTCGCTCCACCAAACCCAGGGCTTGACAGACACGGGGCAAGGAGCATGCCGTGCACCGCAGGTCAGCCCGGCCAAGGGGCCCGTTGCCGCAGGCGGTGTATTTGA
- a CDS encoding IS110 family transposase: MLDTEGVGVFLGMDVGKTAHHGHGLTPAGKKVFDKPMPNSEPKLRAVFDKLKAKFGTVLVIVDQPASIGALPLTVARDAGYPDELRERAVREVRSSGRPVAHVARDLGIHKEALRGWVRQAEVDDGGRPDLATSAEKAELAQIRKENAELRWVNEILKAASVFFAKELDQPRTRPTR, encoded by the coding sequence ATGTTAGACACCGAAGGCGTGGGCGTCTTCCTCGGGATGGACGTCGGCAAGACCGCTCACCACGGCCACGGGCTCACGCCGGCCGGGAAGAAGGTCTTCGACAAGCCGATGCCCAACAGCGAACCGAAATTGCGGGCCGTCTTCGACAAGCTCAAGGCCAAGTTCGGCACGGTCCTGGTGATCGTGGACCAGCCCGCGTCCATCGGCGCCCTGCCCCTGACCGTGGCCCGCGACGCGGGCTACCCTGACGAGTTGCGTGAGCGAGCCGTCCGAGAGGTCCGGTCCTCGGGCCGTCCGGTCGCGCATGTCGCCCGGGATCTGGGCATCCATAAGGAGGCCCTGCGGGGCTGGGTCCGCCAGGCCGAAGTCGATGACGGCGGGCGGCCTGATCTGGCGACCAGCGCCGAGAAGGCCGAGCTGGCGCAAATTCGCAAGGAGAACGCGGAGTTGAGGTGGGTGAATGAGATCCTCAAGGCCGCCTCCGTGTTTTTCGCCAAGGAACTCGACCAGCCCCGCACGAGGCCGACGCGGTGA